A region from the Alosa alosa isolate M-15738 ecotype Scorff River chromosome 7, AALO_Geno_1.1, whole genome shotgun sequence genome encodes:
- the LOC125297499 gene encoding zinc finger protein 260-like, translating to MLVQDIGVSNAVPRLIRHKHQTQADGALNLPEIENFGRNHLCTTSNMDLGLPFSPDCAETHQVDLRVIVKEEDIKEEEYGHVTSCPDEDEEKPFAEFDCKSETDVTESPESTYNEMLQTTVKTEVKKEEEEEEEEEEEQHEHLLESISEHPHVMAQKIHGQSDELNLQLKGGLHHCSVCKKSFMTLRELEKHQQTHSVWVNESKSHIKKKKKGSHCEKAFTTSSLVNHHMLTHTGEKPRKCLKCGKGFSHNSSLSRHMLVHKGEKSHKRYHKCSQCGISFTTSQDLQSHMLTHSEEKPHKCTQCGKTFSQISNLNTHMRIHTGEKPHKCTQCGKAFITSTDVKRHMLIHTGEKPYECVQCGNAFSQLSTLRSHLLRHRTGKPHECAQCGKVFITSTDLKFHMFTHTGEKPYECVQCGKAFLQKSSLKSHMLRHRTAKPHKCAQCGRAFDRSTDLKRHMLRHTGEKAHICVQCGKAFVYMFTLKRHMRIHSNEKPHKCVQCGNGFSLISHLKSHMLMHTGGKPHKCVQCGKSFSQISCLKKHMLIHTGEKPHKCAQCGKAFSQISNLKTHMRIHTGEKPHKCAQCGKAFITSTDLNRHMLTHTGEKPYKCVQCGKAFSQMSTLKCHMLRHPTEKPHKCAQCGKAFTRFSTLKKHMLRHSIEKPHKCAQCGKSLF from the exons ATGTTGGTTCAAGACATCGGGGTTTCGAACGCGGTTCCACGTCTTATTAGACACAAACACCAAACCCAAGCTGATGGAGCACTAAACTTGCCG GAAATTGAAAACTTTGGACGGAATCATCTTTGTACTACTAGCAACATGGACCTCGGACTTCCATTTAGTCCTGACTGTGCTGAAACGCACCAGGTTGACCTGAGAGTGATCGTGAAAGAGGAAGATATAAAAGAGGAGGAGTATGGTCATGTGACATCATGtccagatgaagatgaagaaaaGCCCTTTGCAGAGTTTGACTGTAAATCTGAAACAGACGTCACAGAGTCACCAGAGTCTACGTACAATGAAATGCTACAGACAACAGTGAAGACTGAAgtgaagaaagaggaggaggaagaggaggaggaagaggaggaacaaCATGAACATCTGCTGGAAA GCATATCAGAACATCCACATGTAATGGCACAGAAGATCCATGGACAGAGTGATGAACTCAACCTGCAACTGAAAGGAGGTCTGCACCACTGCTCGGTCTGCAAGAAGAGTTTCATGACCCTGAGAGAACTTGAGaaacaccagcaaacacactcaGTTTGGGTGAATGAAAGCAAGtctcacataaaaaaaaaaaaaaaaggttctcATTGTGAAAAAGCATTTACAACATCCTCACTAGTTAACcaccacatgcttacacacactggagagaagcctcgtAAATGTTTGAAGTGTGGAAAAGGGTTTTCACACAACTCAAGTCTTTCTCGCCACATGCTTGTACACAAAGGAGAGAAGTCTCATAAAAGGTATCATAAATGTTCCCAGTGTGGAATATCATTTACAACATCCCAAGATCTTCAAagccacatgcttacacactctgaggagaagcctcataaatgtacccagtgtggaaaaacTTTTTCACAAATTTCAAATCTTAACACCCATATGcgaatacacactggagagaagcctcataaatgtacccagtgtggaaaagcttttataACCTCCACAGATGTCAAACGCCACATGCTTATACATACGGGAGAAAAGCCTTatgaatgtgtccagtgtggaaatgCTTTTTCACAACTGTCAACTCTTAGGAGCCATTTGCTAAGACACCGTACAGGGAAGCCTCatgaatgtgcccagtgtggaaaagtaTTTATAACCTCTACAGATCTCAAATTCCACATGTTTACACATACTGGAGAAAAGCCTTatgaatgtgtccagtgtggaaaagcttttttacAAAAGTCATCTCTTAAGAGTCATATGCTAAGACACCGTACAGCgaagcctcacaaatgtgcccagtgtggaagaGCATTTGACAGATCTACAGATCTTAAACGCCACATGCTTAGACATACTGGAGAGAAGGCTCAtatatgtgtccagtgtgggaAAGCCTTTGTATACATGTTCACACTTAAAAGACACATGCGAATTCATAGTAatgagaagcctcataaatgtgtccagtgtggaaacgGTTTTTCActaatttcacatcttaaaAGCCATATGCTAATGCACACTGGAGgtaagcctcataaatgtgtccagtgtggaaagagtttttcacaaatttcatgtcttaaaaaacacatgctgatacacactggagagaagcctcataaatgtgcccagtgcggaaaagctttttcacagaTTTCAAATCTGAAGACCCACATGCGAattcacactggagagaagcctcataaatgtgcccagtgtggaaaagcatttataACCTCCACAGATCTCAATCGTcacatgcttacacatactggagaaaagccttacaaatgtgttcagtgtggaaaagctttttcacaaatGTCAACTCTTAAATGCCATATGCTAAGACACCCTACAgagaagcctcacaaatgtgcccagtgtggaaaagcttttacacGCTTCTCAACTCTTAAAAAACACATGCTCAGACACTCTATAgagaagcctcacaaatgtgcCCAATGTGGAAAAAGTCTTTTCTAA